A genomic window from Paramormyrops kingsleyae isolate MSU_618 unplaced genomic scaffold, PKINGS_0.4 ups47, whole genome shotgun sequence includes:
- the LOC140586377 gene encoding thromboxane-A synthase-like, with product MVPLINKATETLLTNRKTHADSGLSFDIHRSFGCFTMDVIASVGFGTQVDSQKNPKDPFVYHAQKFFSFTFFPSPLKFIFVFPFLIAPLAQLLPNKSRYEMNSFFIGCIKVMIKQRDKLPASQRRCEFLQLMLEVRSEREYVLLDQFDLVSHADDSTQAADRGKAADEAPRRMQRRVMTEDEIVGQVFIFLLAGYETSSSTLAFVCYLLAIHPECQQRVQEEVDGFFSMTVIAIFFP from the exons ATGGTCCCTCTGATCAACAAAGCCACAGAAACTCTATTGAccaaccggaagacccatgcTGACTCAGGGCTGAGCTTTGATATACACAG GAGCTTTGGCTGCTTCACTATGGATGTGATCGCCAGCGTGGGCTTTGGCACCCAGGTGGACTCCCAGAAGAACCCTAAGGACCCCTTCGTTTACCATGCCCAAAAGTTCTTCTCCTTCACCTTTTTCCCATCACCAT tAAAGTTCATAT TCGTTTTCCCATTCCTCATCGCTCCTCTAGCACAGCTCTTGCCTAACAAGTCGAGGTACGAGATGAACAGTTTCTTCATCGGGTGCATCAAAGTGATGATCAAGCAGAGAGACAAGCTGCCTGCCTCTCAG CGTCGTTGTGAATTTCTCCAGCTGATGCTAGAAGTAAGAAGTGAACGGGAGTATGTATTGCTGGATCAGTTCGACCTGGTAAGCCATGCTGATGACAGCACCCAGGCCGCAGACCGGGGGAAGGCAGCAGATGAGGCTCCACGGCGAATGCAGAGGAGGGTGATGACGGAGGATGAGATTGTGGGCCAGGTCTTCATCTTCCTGCTGGCTGGATATGAGACCAGCAGCAGCACGCTGGCCTTTGTCTGCTACTTACTGGCCATCCACCCCGAGTGCCAGCAGAGAGTACAGGAGGAGGTGGACGGTTTTTTCTCCATGACAGTGATTGCTATCTTCTTCCCTTAA